A window of Massilia sp. NR 4-1 genomic DNA:
CACCACCCGCCGAGTGGCATTGACCGATGCCGGCCAGCGCTTCTATGCGCGCTGCGTCAGAGTGGAAGAGGAAGCGCAGGCGGCAATCGATGAAGCCCGCCGCGAGCACGATGCGCTGGACGGCGAATTGCGCATCACCTCCACGGTCGAATACGCACTCGAAGTCATCGCTCCTGCCCTGCACGTCTTCACTGCGCAGCACCGCGCCTTGCAGGTCAGGCTGGAAACCCATACCGCCCACGCCGACCTGCTGCGCGACCGGGTCGACGTGGCGATCCGGCTGGGCAGGCAGGAACAGTTTGAGGCCCTTCCTTATCGCGGCGCCTTGCTGGCTACATTTGAAATACGGCCTGTGATCGCGCCATCCTTGCTGGCCGCATCAGGCGTGCAAGGCAATCGTACACCCGCCGGCCTGGCCAGCCTACCCTGGCTGGGCCATGCGCAACTCGAACACATCAAAAGCTGGAACGCCACTGACCAACACGGCAAAACGCATGTGCTGCGTCTGCAAGATCCACAGATCGTGACGGACAACGCTTCGGTGCTGCTGCAGTTGGCGCGTCAGGGCAGCGGCTTGTCGCTGCTGCCGGAGTGGCTGATCCGGCGTGATCTCGAACGCGGCACGCTGGTCGATGCCTTACCGGGATATCACTTTCCGACGCAAGCGGTGTATGCGCTTTATGCGCCGGGCAGCCACGTGCCGCGCAAGGTCCGGGCGTGGATTGATTTCATGAAGGAGTATCTGGCGCAGCCTCGCAATTGAGCTGGCGTTTGCTGCTCAGACTGATCTTGCATCAATGCTCCACCACACCACATATTCCCAGCGTCTGGCCCGCCATATCAGCACATGCTTTCGGCATCTCTCCATCTTCATGCGTCTGCGATTCGATCTTCCCATCCATATCGTAAGAGCTGTAGCCGCCTACCATCTTGCCGGAAACAAAATCGGCGGCATTGGTCTGACCGGACAGCCGCACCACGTTGCGCCGGATGGTATCGAAAATCTCTACCTTCCAAGTACCGGGCAACGCTGCTTTGGGCAAAGGCAATACCAGGAAATAAGGCGCGCGGCGCTTGATCTGCGGCCTGAGCTGCTCGTCCAAATAGAGGCGCGCTTTGCCGTCGGCACAGGAGCTGGGGTCGCAGCCGGTAATCATGCGTGCAAACGGAATGGCCTCTGCTCCGCTTTTTCCGACGGGGCAGCCAAATAAGGTTACTACCATTGGCGTCTTGTCTCGGATGCGTTGGATGACTCCGGGTCTTAGGCTTGCATATTCGTCTTCGTTTTCCAGCAAGCCCTCTTTTATGCGCAGTTGATTGCCGCCGCAGGCAGTGGTTTCCGCCACGGTCAGCACATCGGCGCCGTCACTGTCTGGTTCGTCTGAAATAGCCGTAATTACTTGGCGCTGAACAATGTCAGCCTGGGCCGCTATGGGCCACAGCAGCATGGCGCTTAGCACCATGCCTATCATTGTCTGATTCTGTTTCATGCCCCGGCGTTCATCCTAAATCATCGATTTTTTGAAATCACACTAATCATGTATTGATTTAAATCGCGAAAATCCTGAACCCTCCAGGCGTATGGCGCTAACTTGACGCCATTCTCTTTTAAAGTTTTTGGAATCAAGTCTCCGTTTGGACGAAGTATTACTGATGAGACAATGACGCCCGGGTAGTCATTTAGCCGTTTTTTGAAAGCGGATGTTGTGAGATCAGGCGTGGGTGGATTGCTTTTCTTGGCCAATGGGCCTGTTCCTTTGAGATCGGCTCCGTGGCATATGGCGCATCTCTGCAAGTAGAGATTTTTTCCGTTGAGATTGTCCGCGAGGGATGGTGGTGCTTGCACTAGCGATAAAATTCCTAGCGATGTGATGAATAGTACTTTCAGTTTCATTTTCTTTTTCATGTGACCTTGCTGCATAAGCCAAATCTGAATCGAGGACGAACCCTGGAGGGACCACGGCAATACTCAATTCTCTCGATAACATTTTATCCGAGATTGGTATTGGGAGACGATGGGGGGATTTATTGCTAAAAATCGATAAAATTGGAGTGGAGGCGCGCGCCTTCGGCGCGCGACGCTGCCCGCGTTGCGGGCAGCAAATGGACGATTCGGGGCGGGATGGCCCTGCAGGGCCATGCCCTTCGAATCTCACACGGGGAGCGCGCAGGCGCTCCCCTCGCTTCCGCCAGGCAATAAAAAAACCGCCTGACGGCGGTTTATTTATTTCCTGGCGGAAGCGGTGAGATTCGAACTCACGAACGGTTTAACCCGTCGGCAGTTTTCAAGACTGCTGCCTTCAACCACTCGGCCACGCTTCCTGAAGGCCTGCATTATACAGATTTCACAGTGGCTTGCCACCAACTCATCCTTCCCGTCCCCAGCTCTCTTTGAGCGCTTTCTCAAACTCGGCCGCAGGGAGGGGTTTGGAGAACAAATACCCTTGCACTTCGTCGCAGCCGGAATCTTTGAGGAAGGCGAGCTGCTCGACCGTCTCGACGCCTTCGGCGATCACTTTGTGCTTGAGCTGCTGGGCGATGCTGATGATGGTGCTGGCAATCGCGCAGTCGTTGGCGTCAAGCGGGATGCCGGTGGTGAAGGAGCGGTCGATCTTGAGCGTGTCGATGGGGAAGCGCTTCAGATAGGACAGGCTGGAATAGCCTGTGCCGAAATCGTCCAGCGAGAGGGTCACGCCGAGCGCGGTGATGCGGTCCATGATGCCGATCACGCGGTCGATATTGTGCATCAGCGTGCTTTCGGTGATCTCCAGCTCCAGCCATGATGGTTCCAGGCCATAGCGCAGCAGCGTGTCTTTGACGCGCCCCGGCAAGGCAGAGGTGAATTCGCGCGCGGAGACATTCACCGCCAGGCGGATCGGCGGCAGTCCGGCTTCTTTCCAGGCCTGGGCCTGGGCGCAGGCGGCTTCCAGCACCCATTCGCCGAGCTGCACGACCAGGCCTGTTGCTTCGGCCAGGGGGATGAATTCGGCCGGCGGCACCATGCCGCGTTCCGGATGGTGCCAGCGCACCAGCGCTTCGGCGCCGATGATGTGGCCGGTCTGGATGGAGAACTTGGGCTGGTAGTGCAACGTCAGCTGGCCGTTGCCGAGCGCGTGGCGCAGGCCGGATTCGACGCGCATGCGTTCCTGCATGCCCTGGTTCATGTCCTGACTGTAAAACGCGACATGTTCGCCGTCGCCGGTGCCCTGCTTGGCGCGGTACATGGCGATGTCGGCCAGGCGCAGCAGGGTCTCGGCGTCGCCGCCGTCTTGCGGGTAGACGCTGATGCCGATGCTGGCGCCCACGCGCAGATCGTGGCCGTCGATCATGAAGGGTTGGTTCAGCGCGGCGAGCAGCTTGTGCGCGACCATGCTGGCTTCGTAGTGCTGGCCCAGTTCGAACAGGCCGACGGCGAATTCGTCGCCGCCCAGGCGCGCCACCACGTCCTGTTCGCGCAGCACATGGCGGAAGCGTTGCGCCACTTCGCGCAGCAGTTCGTCGCCGGTCTTGCGGCCCAGGGTGTCGTTAATCAGCTTGAAGCGGTTCAAGTCGATGAACAGCACGCAGCCATGCAGCTTGCTGCGCTGGGCCACGGTCAGGGCCTGGTCTACCAGCTTGGTGAGCAGGGTGCGGTTGGGCAGATTGGTGAGCGCGTCGTAGTACGCCAGGTGGTGGATGCGTTCTTCCGCCAGCTTGCGCTCGGTGATGTCGGTCAGATAGGCGATCAGGCCAATCGAGCGGTCGTCCATGTCGCACAGCGGCGACAGCGAGAGGCTGGCCCAGAATACTTCGCCGGATTTCTTGCGGCGCCGGACTTCCATCAACCGCCCGCCCTGCTCCAGGAAGTTGTCGTGGAAGGAGGCGTCTTCGTCGTCGTACAGGAAGAGGATGTTGCGGCCCACGGCTTCCACCGCGCTGTAGCCGAACAGGCGCTCGGCGCCTTTGTTCCAGCTGGTGATGAAGCCGTTCAGGTCCATGGTCAGCACGGATTCGTGGATCTGTTCCAGAATCTGCGATTGGTGCTGGAGCTGGGCTTCAACCTGCACATAAGCGTGGGTGGTGCGCTGGGCCACGGAGTGCACCTGCAGCACGCTGGCGGCCAGGCTGGCCAGGCTGGCGAGATGCTGGCGGTCCGCATCGCTGTAGCCGCTGCGGCCCGAGACTTCGAAGCGGCCGAAGTAGTGCTGGTCGAAGCGCACTTCCTGGCGCAGTCCTTCGCCAGTGCCGAGCAGGAGCATCGCCTCTTCGTCGCCGGCCGGCACGTAGCGGCCTTCGGGGCTGCTCATGACGCTGCGGGCGATCCGTCCGAGTTCTTCGGCTAGGGCCGGGCCGCGCAGGCGCAGCACTGCATCGCAGAGTGCCGCGCTGTTGCCCAGGAAGTCGGAGACCGGATGCGCCAGCGTGTTCATAAGTTCCTGCTGACCTGGATCGCCCAGTGGTAGGCCTGCAACAGGCCGCGCCAGTGGGTTTCCGTATCGATGCCCAGTGCCTGCAGGCGGGCGGGATCGGGATGTTCGTCTTCCGTCAGAGCCAGCATATCGCCCAGCGGGCCGGCACGGTCGAGCAAGGCGCGCACCACGTCGAGGTCGAGACTGAGGGCGCTGACGATTTCCGTCATCGGCATGCCGAGCAGGACGTCGAGCAGGCTGAAAACGCCGGCGACGAAGGCCATGTCCTGCGCGTCGCGGTCGCCGCCGCGCTCCTTGCACAGGAACTCCATTTGCGCGCCGCGCACGGCGGCCAGCGGCAGCAGCGCATTGGCGCCGCCTTCGTCCTGCTGGCGCGCATAAAGCAGCAACTGCAGCCAGCGCTGCAATTGGCGGCGGCCCAGCACATTGATGGCCTGGGTGAAGCTGTGGATCGGCGCGGGTGGCGCGAACGCGGCAGAGTTGACCAGCTTAAGCAGATGGTAGGCCAGCGCGGGGTCTTGCTTGAGCAGGATTTCCAGTTCGCGCGAATCGGCGTCGCGTGCCAGCAGGCCAAGCAGGGCAAGCAGGCGTTTGCGCGAGGTGCCGTCGCCATTCGGCGTCTCGGCCGCGCCTTCGCGGGTGTAGGCGCCGCTGAACCAGGAGAAGCCGGCGCTGCGCCAGTTTTCCAGGCAGGCTTTGTCGGCCACATTGCTGGCCCAATGTGGACCGGCCAGCGTCAGGATCGAAACCATCGACGGCAAGCCGCCGCCGGCATCGGCCGACAAGGCGCGCATGCCGGCCTTGCCCGCATCGAGGCCAGCTTCGCCATCGACCATCAGGCGGAAGCCGCGTTCGGACAGTTCGCGGCACTTGTGCTGCGCCTCGCTCTGGGCGCAGGCGGCGGCGGGCACGCGCAGGATGGTGTGCTGGGCGGGCAGGCTCGCGGCCAGCGCTTCGTCCACATGCAGCGGGTCGTCAAGGGAGACGATGAAGTCGAGCGGCGCCAGCGCGGCGCGCATGTCCGGATAGGCAAATAGCTGTGCCAAGGCTGGCGCGGCCAGCCCGGCTTGGGGGGTGAGATGGAAAGCCAGTGCCACCCATTGATGCTGGGCGTTGGACACCGCTTGCAATCCCACGAGCGGGAAGGTACTTGAATCAGATGCGGACATCAGTTTCTCGGTGTGGTTATGCGTCAAATGGTAGAACAAGTATTAACTCTAGGCAACCATTTTCATCGACGCAACGCACCCCAGACCTTTATCTCAAACTATGAAAGTGGCGCCGGCGGACCGGACGCAGGAATATACCAGAAATTGTCGAAGAAACCATGGCCCGCCTACTAGAGTGCAAGCTCAAAATTTTGCTCTTGCGCGGCGCGCCTATTCCGGCTTGCCGCCTTCGAATTGCGCATGCTGGACGGCGTACCGGATCAGTTCCGCCTGGCCTTCGATCCCCAGCTTGCGCTTGATGTTCAGGCGGTGCGTTTCCACCGTGCGCACGCTCAGGTCGAGGTCGCGCGCGATCTGCTTGTTCGACTGGCCGTTGGCGATGTGCTGCAGGACTTCGTGCTCGCGCGACGTCAGCTGGTTGTCCTGGTTCTGCGGACGGGCCAGCTGGCGCGCCAGCGCGGCGCTGTAGTAGATCCCGCCCGACATCACGGTTTCAATCGCCACCACGATGTCCTTGCCCGGCGCGTCTTTCAGCACATAGCCGCGCGCGCCGGCCTGGATCGCCTGCGATACATATTCCAGCTTGTCGTGCATGGACAGTATCAGCACGGCGATATCCGGGAAGCGCTCGCGGAACTGGGCCGTGGCCTCGATGCCGTTCACGCCGCGCATATTGATATCCATGAGCACCAGGTCGGGCGTCTGCGCGCTGGCCTGCTCCAGCGCCTCGGCCGCGCCGCCCGCCTCGGCCACCACGTCGAACTGCGGCATGGCCTCCAGCCGCGCGCGCAAACCGTCGCGCACGAGGGGGTGGTCATCCACCAGCAGTATCCTGATCGTCATAAGCTAACTCCGGTTGTCTACCTGGGCCAGCACCGTGGTGCCGGCCGGCGAGGATGCGATCTCGAACTTGCCGCCGATCGCATCCATGCGTTCCATCATATTGCGCAATCCTATGCCCCGTTTGGGGTGGACGGCGATGCCGTCGGCGTCGAAGCCGCTGCCGTTGTCGGTGATGCGCAGGCTGACGCGCTCCGGCGTGCCGGTCAGGCGGATCTCGATACGGCTGGCGCCCGCGTGGCGCTCGATATTGGTCAATGCTTCCTGGGCGATGCGGAACAGTACCGTGTTGGCCACGTCGGCCAGGCCTTCGGTACAGCCGTCTGCGCCAAAGGCGATCGGCGTGCCGCTATTGTGTTCGAACTCTTCGGCCAGATGGGCCAGCGCTGCGGCCAGGCCCAGGTCGTCCAGAATCGCGGGACGCAGATTATGCGAGATGCGGCGCACTTCGCCCAGCACATTATTCAATTGCTCGGCGGTGTGTTCGAATACGGCTTGCGCCGCCTTCTGCTGTTCGGGATTGCCGGTCAGGCGGATGATGCCGGCCTCGATCTGCAGTTTGATCGATACCAGCCACTGGCTGATGCCGTCGTGCAGATCGCGCGACAGGCGCGCCCGCTCCTCTTCCTGCGATTCCACCACGCGCTGGGCCAGGGCTTTGAGCTTGGCGTCGGCCACGCGCGACTCGCTCAGATTCAAGGCCAGGCCCGAGAAGCCCACGGCCAGCGCGCTCAGGGCCGCAATGCCCGCGATCCACAGCATGGTGTTGCGGATATTGCCGCGCTGCTGGGCGTCGACTTTTTCCAGCGCCTGGTCGACGTCATCGAGATAGATGCCGGTGCCGAGCATCCAGCCCCATTTCTCCAATTGGATCACATAACCGAGTTTGGGCGCGGCCTTGTGGGTCGAGGGCTTGACCCAGGAATAGCGTTCCAGGCCGCCGCCGGCGCGGGCGCGTGCCAGCAGGCGCTGGATGGTGGGACGGCCTTGCTCGTCGCGCAGCTCGAACAGGTTCTGCCCGACCAGCTCGGGCTGGCGCGGATGCATCAGGCTATTTCCCTGCAAGTCGTAGACGAAGAAGTAGCCATCGTCGCCAAAGCTCAGCGAGGACAGGATGCGCTTGGCTTCGTCCAGCGTGGCGGGGTCGCGCCGGCCGGAGCGGTATAGATGGGCCACCGAATGCGTGGCCAGGGCCACGTAGTGCTTGAGTTCCGCCTCCTTGCTGGCGAGGTAGGCTTGCTCGATGGTTTCCTTCTGCTGCCGCGCCAGCGTGTTGGCCTGGTATTGCACGGCCAGCGCAATGGCGCACAGCGCCAGAAACAGCGGCGTGATGGCCAGGAAAATGACTTTCTGCTTCAACTTCATTGCAAGCTCGTAGCGACCGGTGAGTGAGGGGCATTGTACGCCGGGCCGGCGCAGACTTCCTACGTAGTACTACCTAGCAGACCTGCGTAATCCTGCGCTTGCCCGAGATATTCGCTTCCTGAATACTTTATATAGGCAGAGCGCAGACCATCAGAATAAATCCCTCGCCCGCCATCCCGCTACCCATTGGAGGAAGTAATGAACCCTGTTTTGAGCAAATTCGGCTGGGCAGCGCTGTCGCTGGCTGGCGCGGGTGCGCTGGGCGTCGTCGCGCTGCAGCGCGGCGAACCGATCAGCGCCATCTGGATCGTGATCGCGGCCGTCTGCGTATATCTGATCGCCTACCGTTTCTACAGCCTGTTCATCGCGCGCGAGGTGATGGGCCTGGATGCGAAACGCATGACGCCCGCCTACAAATTCAACGATGGCCTGGACCACGTGCCGACCAATAAGAACGTGCTGTTCGGCCACCACTTCGCCGCGATCGCTGGCGCTGGTCCGCTGGTCGGCCCGGTGCTGGCCGCGCAAATGGGCTACCTGCCCGGCATGCTGTGGATCCTGGCCGGCGTGGTCTTCGCCGGCGCCGTGCAGGACTTCATGGTGCTGTTCATCTCCATGCGCCGCGATGGCCGCTCGCTGGGGGATCTGATCAAATCCGAACTGGGACCGATCCCCGGCAATATCGCCCTGCTGGGCACCTTCATGATCATGGTGATCATCCTGGCCGTGCTGGCCCTGATCGTGGTCAAAGCGCTGGCCGGCTCGCCCTGGGGCAGCTTCACCGTGATGGCCACTATCCCCATCGCGCTGTTCATGGGCGTGTATTCGCGCTATGTGCGCGTGGGCCGCGTCGGCGAAGTGTCGCTGATCGGCTTCGTGCTGCTGATGGCGGCCATCTTCGGCGGCCAATATGTGCAGGAGAATCCGGCCCTGGCGCCGCTGTTCACCTACACCGGCACCGAGCTGACCTGGATGCTGATCGGCTACGGCTTCATCGCCTCCGTGCTGCCGGTGTGGCTGCTGCTGGCGCCGCGCGACTACCTGTCCACCTTCCTCAAGATCGGCACCATCGTCGGCCTGGCACTGGGCATCCTGATCGCCGCGCCTTATCTGCAAATGCCGGCCGTCACCAAATTCATCGACGGCAGCGGCCCGGTATGGTCGGGCAACCTCTTCCCCTTCCTGTTCATCACCATCGCCTGCGGCGCCGTGTCCGGCTTCCACGCCCTGATCTCTTCCGGCACCACGCCCAAGATGATCGAGAACGAAACCCACGCCCGCTTCATCGGCTACGGCGCCATGCTGATGGAATCCTTCGTCGCCATCATGGCCCTGGTGGCCGCATCGACCATTGAACCGGGCGTCTACTTCGCCATGAACAGCCCGGCCGCGCTGATCGGCACCACGGCCGAATCGGCGGCGCAAGCCATCTCGCAATGGGGCTTCCGCGTCACGCCGGAAATGCTGACGCAGACCGCGAAAGATGTCGGCGAACACACCATCATCTCGCGCGCCGGCGGCGCACCGACGCTGGCGGTGGGCATGGCGCATATCCTGTCCAATGTCCTCGGCGGCAAGGCCATGATGGCCTTCTGGTACCACTTCGCCATCCTGTTCGAAGCCCTGTTCATCCTGACCGCCGTCGATGCCGGCACGCGCGCCGGCCGCTTCATGCTGCAGGATCTGCTGGGCGCCTTCGCCCCATCGCTGAAACGCACCGACTCCGTGTTCGCCAGCCTGCTCGCCACCGGCCTGTGCGTGGCCGCCTGGGGTTACTTCCTGTACCAGGGCGTGGTCGATCCGCTGGGCGGCATCAACACCCTGTGGCCGCTGTTCGGCATCGCCAACCAGATGCTGGCCGGGATTGCGCTGATCCTCGCCACCTGCGTGCTGTT
This region includes:
- a CDS encoding cache domain-containing protein — its product is MKLKQKVIFLAITPLFLALCAIALAVQYQANTLARQQKETIEQAYLASKEAELKHYVALATHSVAHLYRSGRRDPATLDEAKRILSSLSFGDDGYFFVYDLQGNSLMHPRQPELVGQNLFELRDEQGRPTIQRLLARARAGGGLERYSWVKPSTHKAAPKLGYVIQLEKWGWMLGTGIYLDDVDQALEKVDAQQRGNIRNTMLWIAGIAALSALAVGFSGLALNLSESRVADAKLKALAQRVVESQEEERARLSRDLHDGISQWLVSIKLQIEAGIIRLTGNPEQQKAAQAVFEHTAEQLNNVLGEVRRISHNLRPAILDDLGLAAALAHLAEEFEHNSGTPIAFGADGCTEGLADVANTVLFRIAQEALTNIERHAGASRIEIRLTGTPERVSLRITDNGSGFDADGIAVHPKRGIGLRNMMERMDAIGGKFEIASSPAGTTVLAQVDNRS
- a CDS encoding LysR family transcriptional regulator, yielding MVSLDRFAVFRAVVEDGSFTAAAARLKQARAAVSFNIKQLERELGVTLLSRTTRRVALTDAGQRFYARCVRVEEEAQAAIDEARREHDALDGELRITSTVEYALEVIAPALHVFTAQHRALQVRLETHTAHADLLRDRVDVAIRLGRQEQFEALPYRGALLATFEIRPVIAPSLLAASGVQGNRTPAGLASLPWLGHAQLEHIKSWNATDQHGKTHVLRLQDPQIVTDNASVLLQLARQGSGLSLLPEWLIRRDLERGTLVDALPGYHFPTQAVYALYAPGSHVPRKVRAWIDFMKEYLAQPRN
- a CDS encoding bifunctional diguanylate cyclase/phosphodiesterase; this encodes MNTLAHPVSDFLGNSAALCDAVLRLRGPALAEELGRIARSVMSSPEGRYVPAGDEEAMLLLGTGEGLRQEVRFDQHYFGRFEVSGRSGYSDADRQHLASLASLAASVLQVHSVAQRTTHAYVQVEAQLQHQSQILEQIHESVLTMDLNGFITSWNKGAERLFGYSAVEAVGRNILFLYDDEDASFHDNFLEQGGRLMEVRRRKKSGEVFWASLSLSPLCDMDDRSIGLIAYLTDITERKLAEERIHHLAYYDALTNLPNRTLLTKLVDQALTVAQRSKLHGCVLFIDLNRFKLINDTLGRKTGDELLREVAQRFRHVLREQDVVARLGGDEFAVGLFELGQHYEASMVAHKLLAALNQPFMIDGHDLRVGASIGISVYPQDGGDAETLLRLADIAMYRAKQGTGDGEHVAFYSQDMNQGMQERMRVESGLRHALGNGQLTLHYQPKFSIQTGHIIGAEALVRWHHPERGMVPPAEFIPLAEATGLVVQLGEWVLEAACAQAQAWKEAGLPPIRLAVNVSAREFTSALPGRVKDTLLRYGLEPSWLELEITESTLMHNIDRVIGIMDRITALGVTLSLDDFGTGYSSLSYLKRFPIDTLKIDRSFTTGIPLDANDCAIASTIISIAQQLKHKVIAEGVETVEQLAFLKDSGCDEVQGYLFSKPLPAAEFEKALKESWGREG
- a CDS encoding HDOD domain-containing protein yields the protein MSASDSSTFPLVGLQAVSNAQHQWVALAFHLTPQAGLAAPALAQLFAYPDMRAALAPLDFIVSLDDPLHVDEALAASLPAQHTILRVPAAACAQSEAQHKCRELSERGFRLMVDGEAGLDAGKAGMRALSADAGGGLPSMVSILTLAGPHWASNVADKACLENWRSAGFSWFSGAYTREGAAETPNGDGTSRKRLLALLGLLARDADSRELEILLKQDPALAYHLLKLVNSAAFAPPAPIHSFTQAINVLGRRQLQRWLQLLLYARQQDEGGANALLPLAAVRGAQMEFLCKERGGDRDAQDMAFVAGVFSLLDVLLGMPMTEIVSALSLDLDVVRALLDRAGPLGDMLALTEDEHPDPARLQALGIDTETHWRGLLQAYHWAIQVSRNL
- a CDS encoding carbon starvation CstA family protein — translated: MNPVLSKFGWAALSLAGAGALGVVALQRGEPISAIWIVIAAVCVYLIAYRFYSLFIAREVMGLDAKRMTPAYKFNDGLDHVPTNKNVLFGHHFAAIAGAGPLVGPVLAAQMGYLPGMLWILAGVVFAGAVQDFMVLFISMRRDGRSLGDLIKSELGPIPGNIALLGTFMIMVIILAVLALIVVKALAGSPWGSFTVMATIPIALFMGVYSRYVRVGRVGEVSLIGFVLLMAAIFGGQYVQENPALAPLFTYTGTELTWMLIGYGFIASVLPVWLLLAPRDYLSTFLKIGTIVGLALGILIAAPYLQMPAVTKFIDGSGPVWSGNLFPFLFITIACGAVSGFHALISSGTTPKMIENETHARFIGYGAMLMESFVAIMALVAASTIEPGVYFAMNSPAALIGTTAESAAQAISQWGFRVTPEMLTQTAKDVGEHTIISRAGGAPTLAVGMAHILSNVLGGKAMMAFWYHFAILFEALFILTAVDAGTRAGRFMLQDLLGAFAPSLKRTDSVFASLLATGLCVAAWGYFLYQGVVDPLGGINTLWPLFGIANQMLAGIALILATCVLFKMKRARFAWVTLLPTVWLLLCTLTAGWQKIFAANPKVGFLAHAAKYQAALDKGEVLAPAKSLDQMRQVIFNDYLDASLAGFFIIVVLSVLIFGVRTALAARANAKPSHKESPVQLMPAT
- a CDS encoding c-type cytochrome, coding for MKLKVLFITSLGILSLVQAPPSLADNLNGKNLYLQRCAICHGADLKGTGPLAKKSNPPTPDLTTSAFKKRLNDYPGVIVSSVILRPNGDLIPKTLKENGVKLAPYAWRVQDFRDLNQYMISVISKNR
- a CDS encoding response regulator transcription factor, with the protein product MTIRILLVDDHPLVRDGLRARLEAMPQFDVVAEAGGAAEALEQASAQTPDLVLMDINMRGVNGIEATAQFRERFPDIAVLILSMHDKLEYVSQAIQAGARGYVLKDAPGKDIVVAIETVMSGGIYYSAALARQLARPQNQDNQLTSREHEVLQHIANGQSNKQIARDLDLSVRTVETHRLNIKRKLGIEGQAELIRYAVQHAQFEGGKPE